The following proteins come from a genomic window of Plectropomus leopardus isolate mb chromosome 11, YSFRI_Pleo_2.0, whole genome shotgun sequence:
- the pparab gene encoding peroxisome proliferator-activated receptor alpha b produces MVDMESHYHPPSPLEDSVLGSPLCGNDDFMGGIQELQDISQSIDNDALSSFDVPEYQSSSNGSEGSTVLDALTPASSPSSVVYGLAASQEDFSSASSSLNLECRVCADRASGYHYGVHACEGCKGFFRRTIRLKLEYDKCERRCKIQKKNRNKCQYCRFQKCLSVGMSHNAIRFGRMPQSEKLKLKAEIMTGDRDVEDPQVADQKTLARQIYEAYLKNFNMNKAKARTILTGKTSTPPFVIHDMETLQLAEQTLVAKMVGSAGTLKDREAEVRIFHCCQCTSVETVTELTEFAKSVPGFSSLDLNDQVTLLKYGVYEALFAMLASSMNKDGLLVAYGSGFITREFLKSLRRPFSDMMEPKFQFAMKFNTLELDDSDLALFVAAIICCGDRPGLVNVGHIERMQESIVQVLQHHLLANHPDDSFLFPKLLQKLADLRQLVTEHAQLVQEIKKTEDTSLHPLLQEIYRDMY; encoded by the exons ATGGTCGACATGGAGAGCCACTACCATCCCCCTTCGCCTCTGGAGGACTCAGTGCTGGGCAGCCCCTTGTGCGGCAATGATGACTTCATGGGCGGCATCCAGGAGCTCCAGGACATCTCCCAGTCCATCGACAACGACGCTCTCAGCTCCTTTGATGTCCCTGAGTACCAGTCCTCCAGCAACGGCTCTGAAGGTTCCACTGTTCTAG aTGCCCTGACGCCAGCATCTAGCCCGTCGTCTGTTGTTTACGGGTTGGCAGCAAGCCAGGAGGACTTCTCATCTGCTTCCTCATCGCTTAATCTGGAGTGTCGAGTTTGTGCTGACCGCGCCTCGGGCTACCACTACGGAGTCCATGCCTGCGAGGGCTGCAAG GGTTTTTTTCGGCGGACCATCCGTCTGAAGCTGGAGTATGACAAGTGTGAGCGCCGctgcaaaatccaaaaaaagaacCGCAACAAGTGCCAATACTGCCGCTTCCAGAAGTGCCTGTCGGTGGGCATGTCCCACAACG CCATCCGTTTTGGTCGGATGCCCCAATCAGAGAAGCTAAAACTAAAAGCAGAGATTATGACGGGGGACAGGGATGTGGAAGACCCCCAAGTGGCCGACCAGAAGACGCTGGCCCGGCAGATTTACGAGGCCTACCTCAAGAACTTCAACATGAACAAGGCCAAGGCTCGAACCATTCTCACCGGCAAGACCAGCACCCCT CCTTTCGTCATCCACGACATGGAGACCCTCCAACTTGCTGAGCAGACGCTGGTGGCAAAGATGGTGGGCTCAGCGGGAACATTGAAGGACAGAGAGGCGGAAGTTCGGATTTTCCACTGCTGCCAGTGCACGTCGGTGGAAACCGTCACTGAGCTCACAGAGTTTGCCAAGTCCGTCCCCGGGTTCTCGAGCCTGGACCTCAACGATCAGGTGACTCTTTTGAAATATGGTGTCTACGAGGCCCTCTTTGCCATGCTCGCCTCCAGTATGAACAAAGACGGGCTTCTTGTAGCGTACGGCTCAGGCTTCATCACCCGGGAATTCCTTAAGAGCCTGCGGCGGCCGTTCAGTGACATGATGGAGCCAAAGTTCCAGTTTGCAATGAAGTTTAACACGCTGGAGCTGGATGACAGTGACCTGGCTCTGTTCGTGGCCGCTATCATCTGCTGCGGAG ACCGCCCCGGCCTGGTGAACGTGGGGCACATCGAGCGAATGCAGGAGAGCATTGTGCAGGTGCTACAGCACCACCTGCTGGCCAATCACCCCGACGACTCTTTCCTCTTCCCCAAGCTGCTGCAGAAACTGGCTGACCTCCGTCAACTAGTCACTGAGCACGCACAGCTGGTGCAGGAGATCAAAAAGACAGAGGACACGTCACTGCACCCACTCCTGCAGGAGATCTACAGAGACATGTACTAA